DNA sequence from the Cupriavidus oxalaticus genome:
CCGTGCAGCGCGCATGGCGCGGCGCCGACGGCAAGTCATGCGGCAAGGATAATGTGCGGGCGCGGACGCCCGTATTTCGGCGCCCGGCGCTTTTATTACAGAGGATTACCAACGAGCCGGGTGTAACCTCCGGAAACAAAACCGCCCGGCCGATCCGGCATGTGCGCAGCCCGGGCTGACTATCATGTGCCTATGCGAACGAACCAGCCTACCCAGATCCTCGTCGTCGACGACGATCCCGAACTCCGCGACCTGCTGCGCGAGTACCTGACCCAGCAGGGCTTTGCCGTCTCGGTACTGCACGACGGCGACGGCCTGCAGGCGCGCCTGGAGCGCGAACGGCCGGCGCTGATCGTGCTCGACCTGATGATGCCCAAGGTCGATGGCCTGACCGCGCTGCGCAACCTGCGCGCCAAGAACGACGACATCCCGGTGATCCTGCTCACCGCCCGCAGCGACGAGATCGACCGCATCGTCGGCCTGGAGATCGGCGCCGACGACTATCTCGGCAAGCCCTTCTCGCCGCGCGAGCTGCTGGCGCGCATCAACGCCGTGCTGCGCCGCAAGCTGGCCCGCCCCGCCGCGGCGCCCGAGGACCGCGAATCGGTCGCGTTCGGCCCGTTCCGTGTCAATTTCCGCCAGCGCACGCTGACCCGCGCCGGCCAGCCGCTGTCGATCAGCGATACCGAATTCGCGCTGCTCAAGCTGCTGCTGATGCATCCGCTCGAAGTGCTGTCGCGCGAGCGCATCGTCGAGCTGATGTATGGCAGCGCCAGCGGCATCAGCGACCGCGGCATCGACGTGCAGATCTGGCGCCTGCGCCGCCTGCTGGACGAAGACGCGCAGCGCCCGCGCTATATCCAGACCGTGCGCGGCCGCGGCTACACCTTCGTGCCCGACGAAGCGGAAGAGATTCCCGCCGAGCTTTCCGATTAAAGCCCGCGGCGGCCGGCCGTTTTATCGCCTGACGCGCCGCCGCGTGCCACCCGAGCCTGCTTCCCGATGAAGTTGCGACGTATCGACACCCTGTTCGGCCGCATTGCCTTGCTGATCGCGGCCGTGCTCGTGATCAGCCATTTCTCGTGGCTGGCCATCCTGCGCATGGACCGGCGCCAGCAGCAGGTCGACTATTCCGTGGAGCAGATGCTGTTCCAGCTCGACAGCATCGAGCGCGCGCTCGATGCGCGCCCGCCGGCGAAGCTGCCCAGCCTGGTGGAGACCGCCGACACCGCCAGCGCCGATGAGCACGCCACCGTGCCCAAGGGCGGGCGTTCGCGCCGCCTGGTCGAGCAGTTCATCGCGCGGCTGCCGCAGGGCACCGAGGTGCGCCTGGAAGACGAGACCACGCCGCGCATCTGGATCAAGCTGCCGAGCCGCGCGGACTGGATCGCGATGCCGATCCTGTGGGTCCACAACCCGCCGCCAGACAACCGCCTGGTGCCGGGCGTGATGCTGGTGGTGGGCGTGGCCATCGTGTTCGCGCTGCTGATCGCGTGGCAGCTGCAGCGGCCGGTGCGCGACATGGCCAACGCGGCCGAGTTGCTGTCGCGGCAGCGCGAAGTGCCGCGCCTGCGCGAACGCGGGCCGCATGAGCTGCGCCAGCTGATCGAGCGCTTCAATCGCATGGTGGCCGACCTGGCACGCATCGACCAGGAGCGCAACACCATGCTGGCCGGCATCGCCCACGACCTGAAGACGCCGCTGGCGCGGCTGCGGCTGCGCGCCGAAATGCTGGCCGATCCCAAGGCCGCCGCGGGGGTGACGCGGGACGTGGATTCGATGCAGGCCATCGTCGAGCAGTTCCTGAGCTTCGCGCAGACCAGCGAATCCACGGCCCGCCCCGTGCCGGTGGACCGGCGCGTCAACGAACTGGCGGCGTCGCTGGCCGAGCAGGAGCGCCAGGTGGTGCTGTCGCTGGGTGCGGGCGAGGGCTTCCGCATGATCGCGACGCAGCTGGACCGGATCATCGGCAACCTGGTCGACAACGCCTATGCCTATGGCAAGCCGCCGGTATGCATCGCGACCACGCGCACGCCGGACGGCTACCTGCTGGTGGTCGAAGACCATGGCGAAGGCATCCCCGAAGCGGACAAGGAGCGCGTCACGCTGCCGTTCGTGCGGCTGGACCCCGCACGCGGCGGCAATGCGCATTCCGGGCTGGGGCTGGCGATCGTGGATCGGCTGGTGCGGCAGGCCGGGGGCAAGCTCAACCTGGTCAATGCGCACGGCGGGGGTTTCCGTGTGGAGATGCTGTTTGGCGGGGCGACGGCGGCATGAGTCGGAAGCGTGATGCTGCGGCTGCGGCTGCGGCTGAACGCGTCGCTGCGCTCGCTTAGCGTTTTCGCTGGAAACCCCCCTGGCCTTTGCTTCCCGCTGGTTTGCTCCCCTCTCCCGCGCGCGGGAGAGGGGCCGGGGGTGAGGGCCGGAGCCTCGACGAAGTCACGCCGTAACCCGCTCGCCAATCCCGCAGGTTGCCGATGCACCAAACTCACTCAATCGCTCGCGGTGAAGCCCGAGGCCTCGACCGCGGGCTTCCATCGGGCCCGCTGTGCCAGGATGGTCTTGCGCAGCTCCGCCGCGGGCTGGCCGTTCATCTCCATCCCCAATGTCGCCATCTTGTCCCGCACGTCGGGCGCATTGACCGCTTCCAGCAGCGCTTTCTCTAGCCGGGCGGCCGTGGCGGGCGGGGTGCCGGGCGGCGCGAATGCCGCATACCATCCCGAGGCGGCCTCGAAGCCAGGCGCGCCGGCTTCGGCCAGCGTCGGCACATCGGGCAGCAGCGCCGAGCGGCGGGTTCCGGTCACGCCGAGGAAGCGGATCTTGCCGGCGCGGTACAGCTCCATCTGCCCCGCGATGGCATCGATGCCGATCGGCAGCGTGCCGCCGATTTCGTCGGTCAGCATCATGACCACGCCGCGGTACGCGGTGGGCACCAACGGCACGCCGATGGCCTTGCTGAGGTTCATCACGCCGAAATGGATGCTGCCGCCGAGCGTGACCAGCCCGACCCCGCCTTTTGACGGATCGCGCTTCACCCATGCCAGGTACTCCGGCATCGTGCGGTACGGCTGGCTGACGCTGGCCGATGCCACCAGCGGCACGTCGGCCAGGTAGGCGACCGGCAGCAGGTCCTTGTCCGGGTCATAGGGCAGGCGCTTGTAGGTCAGCGGAAAGATGGTGAAGGGTGGCGCCGGTGAAATCAGCAGCGTCTTGCCGTCGGCAGGCGCGCGGCGGACGTTGTCCAGCGCCAGCCGCGCCGACGCCCCCGGACGGTTTTCCACCACCACCGGCGTGTCGAGGGAAGTGCGCAGCTTCTCCGCCAGCGTGCGGGCGAAGATGTCGAGGGCGCCGCCGGCCGCGAACCCGACCACGATGCGCAGCGGGGTATCGCCCGGGGCCGCCTGCGCGGTGGCCGGCAGCGAAGCGATGCCAAGGGCAAGGGAAATGCCGACTGCGAGGCTGCGCAGGGCGAATCGGACTGGCATGGTGTCTCCTGTAGGAAGCGGGATACTTCGGTGATCAGGCGGCGTGCATCGAGGTGTGCTCGTCCAGCGGGTAGATCGGGCGGCGCAGGTTGCGGAAAGGGAACTGGCTGTAGTCGGAGCTGCATACCCCCGGTCCGGCCACCAGCACGATCTCTTTCGCGATCGGCTCGAAGCCGGCCCGGAAATGCTGGCGCGACTTGATCAGGACATATTTGCGGCGCGACAGGTCGATGCCGGCGTGCGTGAACACGCCCGTATCGAACGGCTCCTGCGGTTGCTCGCAGACCACCACCAGCGTGCCGCCGACGTCGAGCACCGCCGTGCGCCCGAGGCTGAGCTGCATGCCGGTGAACATCGGTCCCGTCACCTGGTAGCTGCCGTCCGTCACGCAGCGGACGCGGCCGGTCAACCGTAGAGGCTTGCCTTTCAGGCCAAGCGCCGGCGTGTCGGTCTTGCCGCCCACGTCCACCGTCACGGTATTGCCGACACCGGCCGCGACCAGGATGGCGACAGCGGCCGGATCCCAGTATGGGCCCGCGACAACATCCTCCAGCCCCTGGCGCAGCACTTCGCCAAGCACGGTCATTTCATCGGTCGGTCCGCCCGCGCCACAGTTGTCGCCGTGGTCGACCAGGATCACCGGGCCGGCCTGCGCAGCGCGCGCCCGCGCGATGGACACCTCCATCGGCTCGAGCGGAAAGACGAAGTCGGCGCGTCGTGCCCATGCCGCGGCGCAGAGTTCGTCGAGCAGCCGCGCGCCCGCGCTGGTGCGATCGGCCTGGTTGCCATCCGCCACCACCAGCACCGTCAGCCCGGTATGCGGGATGTCCGCCAGCGGGAAGCCGCCGAACACGGAGACGTTCAGTACCTCGCCGTCGCGCTCGGCGGCGATGGCCCGGTCCATGATGTCCTTCATCGGCTGCTCGCGCGGCGTCTGGCGCAGCATGTGGGTGAGCATGGGCAAGGTCCGCCACAGCATCACGGGACGGGCTTCGCCCCGCAGCGCGGCCATCAGCGTCCGCGCCGCGCGCGCGCCGGTTTCGTACACGTCCACGTGCGGGTAGGTGCGGTAGCCGGCGATGACGGTGGCGTTGTCCACCAGTGCCGCGCTGAAATTGGCGTGGAAATCGAGCGAGACGGCAATCGGGATCCCGGGCGCGGCGGCGCGGATCCGGGCCAGCAGTTCGCCTTCCGCGTCGGCAAGGCCCTCGGCCACCATCGCGCCGTGCAGGTCGAGCATGACGGCGTCGCAGCCTGCCCGCACGGCCTCGATGATCGTGGCCGACATCGATTCGAAGGCCTCGCGCGTGACCACGCCGCTGGGTACGGCATTGGCCATCAGCGGCATCACGAACTCGTCGCCCTGGGCCCGCACCAGGTCCATGAATGCCGCCGCCGCGCTGTTGGTGCCCTGGCACGCGCGGGCTGCGTCGTCGCCGTAGAGCGGGGCGCCGGTGCTGCTGCCGCGGCTGAAGGCCGACAGCGGCGTGGGAATCGGCGAGAAGGTATTGGTCTCGTGCCGCATCAGGGCGATGACGAAGCGCATTAGGTTGCTCCCGGTGAAGTGGGTCTGACGCAAGGTCAGGTTCGATGCCAGTGTCGACGTCAGTTGGATTCGAGGTTGACCGTGCGCGCGATTGCGCCATAGCGCACGGTTTCCGCATGGATCAGGCGCCGGCTCTCGGCGGGCGTGGTCAGGACCGGCTCGTAGGCGAGCGCCTGCAGCCGCTCCAGGAAATCCGTTTCCTGCACGCTGGCGCGGACTTCCCGGTACAGCCGTTCGACGATGGCATCCGGAGTGCCGGCCTTGGCGACCAGTGCCAGGTTGGCGCGCACGAGCAGGGCGTCCTTGTTGTCGGGCACCTGCCGCTCCAGCCTGGGGAACTGTGCGACCGTCTCGGTCTGCAGCACGGCAAGCGGCTTGACCTTGCCGTCGCTCACATAACTGACGGACGAGCCGATGACATCCACGTGCGCATCGGTCTGGCCACCGATCAGGTCCGACATCGCCGGCGGCGATCCACGGTACGGCACGATGGTGAAGTCCAGGCCGTTGCGGCGTTTCCAGTCCGCCAGGCCGAGGTGTGCCGCGCCGGCGACCGCATTGATGCTGATCGAGACCTTGCCCGGATGCTTGACGATGTAGTCCTTCAGCCCGGCCAGCGTCATCGGCTTGCGGTCCGCGCGCGCCACGATCCAGTGCGGCACGGTGTTCACGATGGTGACGGGCGTGAGATCCCGGTCGGGGTGGTAGCGCAGTCCCTTGACCGTATGCGGGTTGATGTTCAGCGTGCCGTCGCTGGCCAGCAGCAGGGTATGGCCGTCTGCCTTTTCCTTCAGTACCGACATGACGCCGGGCACGGTGGCCCCGCCTGCAATGTTCTCGACCACGACCGGCTGGCCGAGCCGCTGCTCGAGCTTGCGGGCAAGGGTGCGTCCCACGATGTCGTAAGAGCCGCCGGCGGGGAACGGCACCACCAGCCGCAGTGGCCGGTCCGGCCAGGCTGCGGCGCCAGCCGCGTTCATGGCGAGCATGGTGGCGCCCGCAATCACGCCACGGATGATCGTGGCAAGCGAAATCGCTTTGTTCATCGGTTCTCCTCCTGAGGTCTGTTGCCTCGTGTCTGCGCGATGGGATGGGCCGACTATAAGGGATCGATGTCTCTACCAAAAGCGAATAAAAGTCGTGTTATGTTGAGAAAATGGTTAACTCATGAAATGCGGCGAATCCCGCCTTTCCTCTTCATCTGCTCATGCCGAACGATCCGCTTTCGCTTTCCGTTGCCGATGCGCGCGACGCCGCACACGCCCTGCTGGGCCGGCTGAAGCTGCGCCACCTGCGCCTGGTCCTGGCGCTCAGCGAAGCGCACACCGCCGCGGCGGTGGCCGAGCGCCTCCACGTGAGCCCCGCCGCGGTGTCCAAGGCACTGGGGGAGATCGAGGACATCGTCGGCACGCCGTTGTATGTCAGGGGCCGCCGCGGCCTGGTGCTGACCGAGCCGGGGCGCGAGATGGCGGCACATGCCATGGTGCTGCTGGCACAGTTCGAGCGGCTGGCGGAGTCGCTCCACGCGGTGCGTGCTGGAAGCCAGGGCGAGGTACGCATCGCCTTCCGCACGATCTCCGTGCAGCCGCTGCTGGCGCAGGCCATGACCGATTTCCATCGCGACAATCCGCGCGTGGAAATCAGCGTGGTCGAGGGCGGCATCGGCGAAATGACCGAGCAGCTGGTCGACGGCTCGCTCGACCTGCTGTTTGCCTACGACGATCCCCGCTTGTCGCGGCGGGCCCTGCGCACGGCACCGGTGGTGCCGGCGCAGAAGGTGGTGGTCGTGGCCAGCCGCGACCATCCGCTGCTGTCGCGCCGAAAGCTCACGGCCCAGGCGTTGTCCTCCGAGCGGTGGTGCATACCCGCGGCCGGCTCGCGCATGCTGCATCTGCTTTACACGGCCTTCCACGGCTTTGGCGTGGCGCCGCCAACATCCGGCATCCGCACCAGCGACGTGGCCGCTACCGCGAGCCTGATGCAGACCGGCCACTACCTCGGCGTATTCCCCGAGCGGATTGCCGCCCAGCTTTGCGAGGCCAAGGTGGCGCGGATCCTCCGCTTCGATCTGTGCAGCCACGTGGAGCCGGTAGTCGCGGTCTGGAATGGCGAAGTCACGCCGCGGCCAGCGGCGCAGCGTTTCCGCGAGCTGGTCGTCGACCGCGCCAACCTGGGCACGTGGCGGCACGAGGACGTGCCCCTGCTGGGTGCGCGCGCCGTGGCCGCGGCAAGCATCGTGGACCGGTAAGCGAACCGCTCAACGAACCGCTCAACGAACCTCTCAACGGATCGCTCGACCGGTCAGCACGCAGCCGGCAACAATCGCGCAGCGGGCCAAAAGCCGTCTCAGGATTTCCTCCATTGACAAAGCGGCAAGCGGCCGCACAGCCACGCGCCTGCTCGCCGGCGGCGCAGGGCGGCGCCGGCTGGCCCAAGCGAATCTCCCCAACTGGACCTATCGAGCCCAGCGCCGCCGCGCCTATAAGACCAGGGGGCCGCAACGATCCACGCGCCCCGACCGTCCCGCAGTCAGTGACATCCCACCGCCGCCTTGCCTGCCCGCGGCGCCTTTAGGTCCTTTAGGTCGTGCCATCTCTGGTGGTGCCGGTGCTGTCCGCCGGCACCCCGGACATGAAGGGAGAGCCGATGTTGACGTGTTTCAAGCAGATGGTGCGCGCCGGCGCGCACTGCGGTACCGCCGCCTTGCTGATGTCCGCCGCCGTCCAGGTGCAAGGCCAGGAAGCCACCCGCGGCGGCAATCTCAATGTCCTGTCGATCACCGCCATCAATTCGCTCAACCCGGCGATCCAGTCGGGCGTGGCCACGGGCGTGCCGGCGGCACAGTTGTTCGCCAGCCTGCTGCAGGCCGATGCGAAATGGCAGTTCCACCCCTACCTGGCCGATAGCTGGAGCGTGTCCGCGGACGGACTGCGCTATACCTTCAAGCTCAACAAGGACGCGAAGTTCCATGACGGCAAGCCCGTCACCTCGGCCGACGTCGCGTTCTCCGCCGAGACCGTCAAGGCCAACCATCCCTTCGGCCCGGCCATGCTGGCCGCGCTGGACAAGGTGGAGACGCCGGACGCCCATACCGTGGTGTTCCAGCTGAAGCAGCCCAATCCGGCGCTGCTGCTGGCCTCTTCCACGCCGGCGCTGATGCCCATCC
Encoded proteins:
- a CDS encoding response regulator, translating into MRTNQPTQILVVDDDPELRDLLREYLTQQGFAVSVLHDGDGLQARLERERPALIVLDLMMPKVDGLTALRNLRAKNDDIPVILLTARSDEIDRIVGLEIGADDYLGKPFSPRELLARINAVLRRKLARPAAAPEDRESVAFGPFRVNFRQRTLTRAGQPLSISDTEFALLKLLLMHPLEVLSRERIVELMYGSASGISDRGIDVQIWRLRRLLDEDAQRPRYIQTVRGRGYTFVPDEAEEIPAELSD
- a CDS encoding ATP-binding protein, producing the protein MKLRRIDTLFGRIALLIAAVLVISHFSWLAILRMDRRQQQVDYSVEQMLFQLDSIERALDARPPAKLPSLVETADTASADEHATVPKGGRSRRLVEQFIARLPQGTEVRLEDETTPRIWIKLPSRADWIAMPILWVHNPPPDNRLVPGVMLVVGVAIVFALLIAWQLQRPVRDMANAAELLSRQREVPRLRERGPHELRQLIERFNRMVADLARIDQERNTMLAGIAHDLKTPLARLRLRAEMLADPKAAAGVTRDVDSMQAIVEQFLSFAQTSESTARPVPVDRRVNELAASLAEQERQVVLSLGAGEGFRMIATQLDRIIGNLVDNAYAYGKPPVCIATTRTPDGYLLVVEDHGEGIPEADKERVTLPFVRLDPARGGNAHSGLGLAIVDRLVRQAGGKLNLVNAHGGGFRVEMLFGGATAA
- a CDS encoding tripartite tricarboxylate transporter substrate-binding protein, producing the protein MPVRFALRSLAVGISLALGIASLPATAQAAPGDTPLRIVVGFAAGGALDIFARTLAEKLRTSLDTPVVVENRPGASARLALDNVRRAPADGKTLLISPAPPFTIFPLTYKRLPYDPDKDLLPVAYLADVPLVASASVSQPYRTMPEYLAWVKRDPSKGGVGLVTLGGSIHFGVMNLSKAIGVPLVPTAYRGVVMMLTDEIGGTLPIGIDAIAGQMELYRAGKIRFLGVTGTRRSALLPDVPTLAEAGAPGFEAASGWYAAFAPPGTPPATAARLEKALLEAVNAPDVRDKMATLGMEMNGQPAAELRKTILAQRARWKPAVEASGFTASD
- a CDS encoding M81 family metallopeptidase, which gives rise to MRFVIALMRHETNTFSPIPTPLSAFSRGSSTGAPLYGDDAARACQGTNSAAAAFMDLVRAQGDEFVMPLMANAVPSGVVTREAFESMSATIIEAVRAGCDAVMLDLHGAMVAEGLADAEGELLARIRAAAPGIPIAVSLDFHANFSAALVDNATVIAGYRTYPHVDVYETGARAARTLMAALRGEARPVMLWRTLPMLTHMLRQTPREQPMKDIMDRAIAAERDGEVLNVSVFGGFPLADIPHTGLTVLVVADGNQADRTSAGARLLDELCAAAWARRADFVFPLEPMEVSIARARAAQAGPVILVDHGDNCGAGGPTDEMTVLGEVLRQGLEDVVAGPYWDPAAVAILVAAGVGNTVTVDVGGKTDTPALGLKGKPLRLTGRVRCVTDGSYQVTGPMFTGMQLSLGRTAVLDVGGTLVVVCEQPQEPFDTGVFTHAGIDLSRRKYVLIKSRQHFRAGFEPIAKEIVLVAGPGVCSSDYSQFPFRNLRRPIYPLDEHTSMHAA
- a CDS encoding Bug family tripartite tricarboxylate transporter substrate binding protein, whose amino-acid sequence is MNKAISLATIIRGVIAGATMLAMNAAGAAAWPDRPLRLVVPFPAGGSYDIVGRTLARKLEQRLGQPVVVENIAGGATVPGVMSVLKEKADGHTLLLASDGTLNINPHTVKGLRYHPDRDLTPVTIVNTVPHWIVARADRKPMTLAGLKDYIVKHPGKVSISINAVAGAAHLGLADWKRRNGLDFTIVPYRGSPPAMSDLIGGQTDAHVDVIGSSVSYVSDGKVKPLAVLQTETVAQFPRLERQVPDNKDALLVRANLALVAKAGTPDAIVERLYREVRASVQETDFLERLQALAYEPVLTTPAESRRLIHAETVRYGAIARTVNLESN
- a CDS encoding LysR family transcriptional regulator, yielding MPNDPLSLSVADARDAAHALLGRLKLRHLRLVLALSEAHTAAAVAERLHVSPAAVSKALGEIEDIVGTPLYVRGRRGLVLTEPGREMAAHAMVLLAQFERLAESLHAVRAGSQGEVRIAFRTISVQPLLAQAMTDFHRDNPRVEISVVEGGIGEMTEQLVDGSLDLLFAYDDPRLSRRALRTAPVVPAQKVVVVASRDHPLLSRRKLTAQALSSERWCIPAAGSRMLHLLYTAFHGFGVAPPTSGIRTSDVAATASLMQTGHYLGVFPERIAAQLCEAKVARILRFDLCSHVEPVVAVWNGEVTPRPAAQRFRELVVDRANLGTWRHEDVPLLGARAVAAASIVDR